One Argentina anserina chromosome 6, drPotAnse1.1, whole genome shotgun sequence genomic window, CCTTTGAGATAAGGTTGGCCGAGCCTTCGACGCGTGTCCACACCTCGCAGCGAGTGGTGCCATTTCTATACTCTCTCGCGCTGCAACTTCTTCGGGGAGAAAGAATCCGTCTTTTTCTTTATGCGTCAGAAAATaactcttcttttttttttcctctttgttTGGTATCGTTCATTTTCTACGTGGACTTTGGTTTGCTACTACAGTACTGCCTAGTGGCCAGTGCTGCTGCTGTTGTTTTTACTGGACGAGTGCGATACAGTTACTGTGTGGATAAAAAGTGAGTGAGTAATGATGACGGGGTGGGggatttttctttcactttatTAAACTTTGCTTCAATGATCTTCATCGGATAATGACTGTAGCTTGAGTGATTGACCTTGAAAACTCGGCAGCAGTAGTTACGTAGTAGAAGGAATAGTAAACAGTAAAAAAGGTAAATACGGATGTTGAATGAATTCGTGATGATGAGGATCAATAGATTCGTAAGAGTGCTGTAACTAGGGTCTAGGTGTACTGTATACCGTACCGTACGTGGACGTCATTGGTTGCTTAACCTACGTACAACTTTCCTAATAAGTTTTTTGGAGCTACCTGTAGTGTGCGTATGCGGCAGATTAGAATTTAGAAGAGTGAGAAGACCAGACTCTATTATATATGCCACTACTGTCATATCTAGATGTTTAATAATTGCATTGCGTACATACTCTGAGTCCTCTCTCTGGCATTAACTTTTCATGGATCAATTAACCGGCTGGCTTAATTACCACATGATCCATACAGATATTTATCTATCAATCACTTTGAAAAGAGGCCTCAATTAGTGACCATGATGGAGGTGGCCGGTGGAGAATTCCGTAGCTGCGATGCCTAGCGCGCTAATGCTACATTATATATACAGTAGAAGACGGATGGATATGTATTGTTGGGCGGTGGCTTTATATTGCGTGCCATATAATTGTGGTTATCAGGGAAATTATATGCAATGCattatgtaaatatatatatgtggatATATCGAGGGAAGAAGAGGCGAAATCACAATCACATTCCTTAATACTCCCTTGATTATTTATGTGTGCGCTATATGTTGAGAGTGGAGGGCGGCCTTGATCGAGACTAGAGAACTGAGACGGATGTGCGCATGCATCGCGTGGTCCTTGCTACCTGCTCGCACCTTAGCTTGCCTCTTGAAACTGGTCCACACTGGTATACTAATTAGTTTCCTGGCTTGGCTAGGCCGGCCTGCCAATACCTCCCTTGTCGCCGTCGATCGTATTGGTGCTTACTTGATCGATCACTAGTAATCTCAAGCACAAGACAAGATCGACAGACTGACAATTAATGGATCGTCGTACCTACGTGGTCcatctccttctctctttTAAAGCAACAACACAACTAGCCTGCCTACAATGACTACAGATCGAACCAACCTGCGACTGCGTGTGCAAGAAAACGTACTACTTAAGATGGATCGTCGCCTTTATCATATTACAGATCTGGTCTGTCCTCGATCAGATGATCGATCCTCTCATTTGTATTGGTGTGCATGCGTGCGTGTGTTTTTAAGTTATGCAATCGGCCACTACCTACATATGGACATGGCGATTAGGCCTCTCTGGAACCATTTACAGTCACTACATTTACATTAAAATCACAAAGTCCCAAAGTCCTAACCAAATCGAATTAGCGATCTCTTGCAGTCTTGCTGACATACAATATTGCATCTCTAATTATCCAAGTCAGAAGGGCAGCTGAATCTGGATCTAGACTACAGTATGTGAAACAACAGCCAGCCAAAACTGGCTGTAGCATCAGCAAACAGTACCAGTAGCTTAAGTTGTTAGCTTGATTGATGAGGCATGAACTAAACAAAAGGGCATCAACCATCCGCCAGGCTTTTCTCTACACTCTTCTTTCAGGTATCATCTGAAAACATCTCAACCCACACTCGACTTCTTAACCACAAGCTAGTCTACACCAGGACTAATTAGCTTCATATCTCTTGCAAGATAAGTTACTCAATCCAAACAACCTCATGTTCGATATTCTAGCATCCTAGGGCCGGAGGAATTCATGACACATATTGTAGGGAGGGTCTTGTGGCTCCAGTAAGCAATGAGGAAGGAAAAAGCTGCAATTTGCATTTCAGAAATTTGCAGCGTACTAGTCTAGACTCCCATCTTACATAAGATAATCTCAAGCTACCCTGATACGATATATGCCAATTGCCAAAGGATTAAGAGATTCAAAAAGCTGCTCTGATCAGCCAACATAAGAATGGAGAGATATATTACCAGGAAGTAGCAACTACTGCGCTATATCAGAGGAAATAGAGCTCTCATTGTTATCAAAGTATAGGCTAATCAAACACAGACAGTTTTCAAGCCCTCATACAAGTTAAGTGTTGGTCACTACCACCATCAAGGCAGAGTGACATGAAAAAATTATGAACAGACAGCTTTAGCCTTTAAGGAACCATCTTGTTATCTAACCAtgtaatgaaatgatacattGCATAATAGTTAACCACCCACCAATTGAGGCatgcaaaaaaaatgaaaagacaaaCAATACAGAGTATGCAAAGTATTCAATGATCCATTATCATCCACTGCACATTTGAGGGATTGTGacatagtaaaaaaaattatcctTTCAAACAGAGCAATCAAAAAGTTGCTCAATCAAACCAATGTCAACAGAACTAGCGTGCGATGCTTCAATAAGGAAATCTTCATATAAGCAACTACCATGGTGCCAAATGGCCACAGCAAATCATGTCCTTTCCCAATACGTCTTGGTAGATCAATGTTCTCCTTTTTCTCCTCATAGAAACCTGGCTGGTTTCCCCTCTTAAGAACCCTGAACAGGTCTACATAGAGGGACCAGATTTAGTCTTAGCCTAGTCAAATCAAGAAGCTCTTGAGCTTTTAGCTTCCTACCTAAAGCTCTCAAATGCACGGGGCATCGATTTTATATAAACTTCACCTAGTTTGGAGTGTGATTATGGTATGGTGCATTTGTACTTAAGCAATTATTCACATATATCTAGCAAAATGCTAAGACAAAGCCATATGAATGCACgcataaaagaagaaaataccatatataaatccaacaggaaagaaaatatagttAGACGCTCCAGTTTACATCAGGGTATCCAGAGCCGATTGTACTGGGAAAGGGGCAGTTAAGTAGCATAACCTCATGAACAAAGCACTAATACTAACAGACTATTTCCGAAAACATAATGTGGCTAATTTTGGTAGCGCACTGACCTCTCTGCTCAAACTTGTCTAATCATCGCTATCATCACTGTCATCGTCTTGGTTGTTATCACTTCGAATGTAAACCCCAGGCTGAACCTGCCGTCTTCGAGTCCTTGAAGGAAGAATGTTGTCCAAATCGACTTCAGCGAGAGGATCGTCCGATAAATCGCTGTCCCCATCTTCGAATTCGCTTCCACCGTCGCTGCTgctggaggaggaggagtcgCTGCTGTCCTCGCCGTCTtcatcttcgtcttcttcaatGAGTATACCTTTGCCCTTATCAGCTCTCATAGTCCCCTTCCCCTTAGGATCCACCTCGGAATTCCCATTTGAGTCTTCaccatcttcctcttcttcttcttctttgtaaTCCTCTTCGTCCTCCTCGTCTTCAACTTGGGGATCTGCATTGGCTTGTAGTTCAACTTCAGTGAGTGAGGATTGTTGGGTTGTTGCTTCAGAGCTGCTGCCGGAGAGATGAAGCTTCTGGGATTTGGTGGGGTAGTCGGCTTGGTCTTCGGAGGAGGGATCGGGTTTTCGCTTGGCGGGCAATGTGGTTTCTTCGTGGTCCTTAGTTTCGGCCATGAAGCTGCTCTCTAGTGCTTGGGAGGGATGAATTAGGGTTTTGGGGGTTTCTGTGAAGAGGCAGCATCAACTCCACAAGAGGAGAGACGGGTTGACAAGATCTCCAATTCAAGCTAAGCCACGTTTAAGTAGCCCTACGTTTTTCCCTGCTATACAACTCGGGCCACAGGCCCATAACACGAACGTGCTTTTGGTCTTTTGGACACTATACAAGATCTTtgttttgctttttttttttttattaattattttccACAAGGTAAAATTCATTCTCTTTGTGTTGtcaaacaccaccataaatccGTAAATGGATTAATGATCACATCTCTAtttcaatcatcaataaaaatataaaatgttagaaacaaaagcCTCAAACCAATTCTCAAAACAACATGAGCTGAGCATACCAGCTTTTGTGACAAAATATGCGACAAGGTTTTGTTCGTCTAACATGTTAGTATGAGCTAATATCAATAAGGGTAGTAGAGTGTGTGAGTTTCAAGGTATTGAAggaaaacatatttttatggttataagTTTTAAGTGTAAACTTCATGCTTCTATACTGGATTTAGTCATGATGAGCAACTTCATTTTGATATGAGCGTATGTAATGTCAAATAATGTGTACGTATGTTTTTGTGTGACTCAATTTGATGTATAACGAAATGAAACTGGTTGAATTGACACAATTCTCtattataataaaaataaccaatttcattcatctcAAGCTATAATGAGTTTCATATTAAGATCAAAGGTAAGAAACAACAACGAACGTGAAACGCTCTGTTAGTCATCGATCATGAAAAATTACCtagaaaaatcaaataatttCTATGTTGAAACCATAATGTGCAAGGCAAAACAGAACTTGTAACCTTACTGGGATGCAATAGAGAGACCTTACATAGAGGGagtctctttctctttttctttttcttttttttgtttgaaactTTAAACCGTAGATATATATTATGACATGTCAAGAAAATAGTCGTAGGAAAAATGTGGAGaggaaaattcaaataaaaaatgagtgaaacaaagaaaagtgGTGGCGGTGTCTGtgtaaaataataatagtCGCAATTTGATATCAATATGTCCCGGAAGAATCCGCCAGCGCCAGCCAAAAATAACAAGACCAGATtggctcctcctcctcctcttctaaTCTCTTCGAGAGATCCCCGAATTTCCCAGATCCAGTCTAGCCTCTCGAAATGATTGCAATTCCGTATTTGACCGCGTTAACGACCTACTTCAGCTATGGCCTCCTCTTCGCCTTTGGCCAAATCCGTGATTTCTTCAGAAAATTCATCGACTGGTGGAGCTCCACTAACGTCCAGGTTCTTATTCATCCTACCCCGATTCCTCTTTACGCTCTTTTCATTGTTGTTTTCATTCCTTGGTTGTTATTGCTTCAGGGCTATGCTCCAATCTGCTTAGGACTTGAAGATTTCTACATCCGCCGACTCTATCTTCGAATTCAGGTACATATTTCTTCGCGTCTTCTCTTGCGATTCTACCTACAGATTGATAACGTTTCAGAGTTTGGGCTGCCAGGACTGTTTTAATAGGCCGATTGCAAGTGCTCCTGATGCTTGGTTTGATGTTGTCGAACGTTACTCCAATGACTATAACAAGACACTCAAGTATAATTTCATGATTACACACAGTCAATAGTTTACCATGTTTTCGGTTGTAATGTTCCATTAGTTCCCTGGTGCCATTATCTGCTCGATCATTTTGCAGACTCACCTCAAACACCAGTCGATGCCTCAACTTGGGATCCTATAACTACCTTGGCTTTGCTGCTTCGGATGAATACTGCACTCCCCGCGCCATCCAGACTTTGAGAAAGTATTCTCCCAGTACCTGTAGTAGCCGAGTTGATGGCGGTGGGCATTCTACTTTGCACCTTTCCTCTGCTTATactaattttgatttttcatttGCATGATCCCCTGCTTCTTCCAACAGGCACTACGCTTTTGCACAATCAACTGGAGGAATGTGTTGCAAGTTTTGTTGGCAAACCTGCTGCTATAGTTTTCGGCATGGGTTATGTCACCAACTCCGCAATCCTTCCTGTTCTCATGGGAAAGGTCTgtgctttctttcttcttttcaagAGATTAAtgtctttgattttttttatttgtctgACTTCCTACCATTTTAATTTACAGGGAGGTTTGATTGTTAgtgattctttgaatcataacTCCATTGTTAACGGCGCGCGAGGATCCGGGGCATCCATTTGTGTCTTCCAACACAATAGTAAGTCCACAAGTTCTCTAATCTTGTATGCTAGGGTTTAGATGATGGTGTGTATTATTTATGCTAAGTTGGTGCTGCTAATTATCAGATAGCATTTGATTGCCTAGATTACTGGTTACTGAATTGACTTTTATGGAGAAATTTGGTTACCGGGAGCATTTATTTCTCTGAGATGCTGCTGATATCGTGAATGGAGTTTTACTTGTCAAACTTAATAGTCTCAGGCTGGTGGCTGTCTACTTATATCCCTACTTCTTGCTTTATTTGCAGCTCCCTCCCATTTGGATGAAGTTTTGAGAGAACAGATAGCAGAGGGGCAGCCTAGGACCCGCAGGCCTTGGAAAAAGATTATTGTCATTGTGGAGGGCATATATAGCATGGAGGGGGAGCTTTGCAAACTTCCTGAGATTATTGCAATCtgcaagaaatataaggttCGTTTGGTAGATCTTGTTTTTCAAACTATGTTATCTTCTCTTATTAGTCCTGTGCAGTCCAGTTTCCAGTATATTGTTGGTTATTTCTGAGAATGAGGAATGGTTTTAAGGATCTTATTTATCTCATTTGATTTGGGAAATACGTTGCTAAATTATTGTATTCTTAGTAGTTGATACATTATTATCTTCTTGTTCTTATTATCTTCCTTTTTGTCTCAGGTCTATACATATTTGGATGAGGCTCACAGTATTGGAGCTGTAGGGAAATCAGGACGAGGTGTTTGTGAGCTCTTGGGAGTAGATACAGCTGATGTAGATATCATGATGGGAACATTTACCAAATCCTTCGGATCATGTGGCGGCTATATTGCAGGATCAAAGGTTTGCCCTGTTCGGCATACTGCCCTTGTCCTTTCTATATGTAGAAAACTGTGTAATCTAGCCACATTTGGCTAAATTGCAAATTGCCATTTGTATAATTAGAAAGAATGAATTCTCTTATGCTATGCCATCAGTGTGTTGAACTCAGTTAAAAATTTGTCAGTTGAAATACCTTGCATATTAATGTTACTGTTTGCATTGTTGATATTGGCTTTCTGGATGCATTTAGATGATTGTCTTGATGAGAATCAAGTTGTGTCTTTGTTCTGCCACTTTGTTTTCATTTGGAATTTGTCATttggaaaaataataatgagcTCTATGTTGATTTTAATGTGGGTCTACTGATGTTGTCATGCTAGGACCTCATCCAGTACCTGAAGTACACTTGCCCTGCTCATCTTTATGCAACTTCCATATCACCACCTGCTGCAGAACAAATTATTTCATCCATAAAGGTCTTACTCGGTGAAGATGGTTCCAACAGAGGTCTTGATCGACTTTCCTCTCCTTTTTACGTGCTTCTGTTTGTAATATCTCATCTCATTTAGCACGCATAGCcgcatatatatgtgtgtgtgtgtgtgtgtgtgcgcgcgcGTGCATTCCTTTGTGCATGTACTCGTATGCTTTGAATAACTGAATGAGAGTTTCTTTTTCCGCAGGTGCCCAGAAACTTGCACGAATAAGAGAGAATAGCAACTTTTTCAGGTCAGAACTGCAGAAAATGGGTTTTGAAGTTTTGGGGGATAATGACTCCCCAGTAATGCCAATTATGCTTTACAACCCGGCCAAAATTCCAGCATTCTCACGGGAGTGCCTGAAACAGAATGTGAGTCCATTGTGCAATGCTCCATAGGCTCTCCTTTGATGACATTTGAACTAAATTGCATGGTGTCGTTACAGGTGGCTGTCGTGACAGTAGCATTTCCTGCAACCCCACTACTGTTGGCAAGGGCACGCATCTGTATATCTGCCTCTCATACAAGGGAAGACCTGCAGAAAGCCTTAGACGTAAGTTGATACATAACTTTAGGCCTTCCACCTTCTGTCTGTGTTCCAAGTTTATGCagtttatattaaaatttgGGAATAGGCCTTTGCATGTGATTTTGTGCCTTGACAGTTGGGTCTGGTTCTTTCAGGTTATTGGCAGAGTAGGTGATCTGGTAGGTATAAAATACTTCCCTGCTGAGCCAAAGAAgctggaagaagaagagagggtgCTGAAGCTAGACTGATTAAGAGGCGCTGTTTATCCTGCCATTCTCATTGTGGACTACTAAATGAGGTCAGGAGAGGGGGGAGGGAAGAAGCTGGAGTATCTGGATTAGTAGTCTAGCTACGATAAGTGATCTCACTTGTACTAGCCCTGTGATTTAACATGTGGTATATGCTGTCTGCTTGTAATGTGTCATAATTTTCGACATCAACGTCTGTACCACCATGCTTGTTTCAATATTATAAGGCGTCCCTGTTCAGTTGTTCATACACCCTCATCTTGTTGGTCGGGAATTTGCATTTTGTTGGGGTTTTCCGTTTTATGCAACGGCTTCGCTGTAGGCGTCCGTGGTGTTGCTTTGGGATCCATCTTTTTACTTCAGTTTAGATGTCTCCCGTCTCATTGTTAGATAACTTTTGCTGGGTATCTTAGTTTTGTGCCCAGATGAGTGTTAAGAATTTGGTTTCTCATCATGATGTACTGATCAAAAACTATCTACAACTGCTACTGCTTCTAATAAGTGACAAGAAGAATCCAATGTTTGGCGACTTTGGCCAGTAATGAATGTGTATGCTCCACTGACTCTAATCCTGCACTGGCTTCTCTATCTCCGAACAAATTAGTATAGAAAAAATTGTGTTTGTTGATGGATGCTATAACCTAGAAAGaactgaaaatttgaaattggaTTATGAAAGCAAGCTAGCTTGGTTTTCAATAATTAGACAACAAAGTTAACATGGTTAATGCAATGGGAATGACTCGATCGGTGACATTCAAAACGAAGCAAGTGGTGAGTTGGGAGGTAAATAGGTAGCTAGTGACTTGGTTTAATTTCCTGTGCATGCCGTCCAAGTGGCAGCGACACTGATCGACTTGTTGACGGTAAAGAGGAAAATATGGGAGTTTTGCTTTGGACAGATGAGAACAACTTTCAGTACACAATTATTACTTCTCTCCAATAATAATTAGCTGAATTCATGAATTAATTAGCTGACAATATTCCAGtcgattaattaatttatctcTTCCGTAGAGACTAGATAAATTATATCAATCTTCCATGATCAATTTGCTAAATAGCAGTACCGGTACCCTCCCTATCTGGAAGAAGGAAAGCTCGGAGCTAGGTCTCAATAATGTCTCATGATTCGTTCGATCTATATAGAAAATATACAGGAAACAATAAGGACATAAGCAGATAAGCTTATATATGGTACGAGTGTAGCATACGCAAAGATTCCCCTGCTAATATTTATCATTACGTAGAGCGGTTCCTTCTTCTCCCTCTCTTTTTCCTGGAATGAATATATGGAACTGCAAattgcagagagagagagagagagagagtagtgTACATCACAtggttttgtgtttgtgtttggttTTCCGTTTCGATCACATGaaggagagaaagaaaggGAGAGATAAGGCCAAGCTCAATACACCAGCTCAAGCTCATTAAGCCCAAACCCGCCATTGTTTTCTGGTGCATGAAAAACCTCAGAACTTTTGCAACACCTGTACGGTGACATTGCTTCCTTCACCGTCCATCCGTCCCCTCTCTCTTGGCCATTCCTCAACTACCTCCACTGCACTACTCCACACTTCTCAACGCTAACCCCTATCCGATCCTCTTCCTCCCTAACCACAGTTATACTTTACCACAGTCACTGATTTTACCAAAACGCTTCCACTTAATCTCAGAGCGCCCATGAAtgcatattgtacatttgtcaTGCAACCCAGGTTGCTCTGCGCCACGGTAATCACCTCAAACCCTAATTTGCCTGTGGATGAATACCCACTATCCCGCATTTACATAAACAATAGTAACCACacaatgaaaacaaaagaggTGTAAAAAAGGAGATAGAGGGGAATGCAGCTTGCACAAATGTCATGACTGAAGATCCAAAACCAGGCACTAAAACCCGGCCTCCTCTATCTTGCCAAAAATAGCaccaaagagagagagagagagagagagagagagagagagaaggaggggaGGAGTCACCTCTACTAGTACAAAGAGCACCCAGTTCGTGATTGCCGAGCGTCCAAAGGTAGCTCAATTTGGATCTGCACTGAGCTACAGTAGTCGTTACTTACATTTTCACACAAACCCAGACCAGcagaagaagagaggaagcagcTAGCTCTAAccgagaaaaagaaaagcccTCGATCATATAGCTGCAGCCAGCTAATGATGATGGACCAAACCCACGCCGCACTCCACAGCAAAACCGAGGCCTTTACCTTAAGGGCAGGTGTTAACGAGCTCGGCTTTCTCACTACCACTACTACTCGTGATCAGGAGGTTGACAGCAACCGCAACACCCTCAACAATGTCAACTCCTCCTTTCACGGGTCGGGTCATCCCGGGTCGATGCGTGACCTTGTTCATGCCGTCTCAACTTTTGGTGTGCAGAGGAAGAAACGGATGGTGAGGCAGAGGCGAGCCACCACCTTCAACTTTCAGCTCTCTTTTGCCATCCCCAGCTCCCACGTGCTCCCTTCCGCTTCCCTACCTGCACGTGTGAGATTTATCTTCCCCTTCCCCCTTTCCCTCTTCCCTTCCTAATTAACCTTCAAGTTTTGACTTGCTCTCTGTTAATTGTCCTGAAttattgtttgttttctttagcTTTTGTTGGATCTGTGACTGTTTAACAAGCAACCAGTGACTTTGGACTCGGATGTTGTAGATCCGGCCCGATATCTTGTCTTCAGGGGCAGGATTTGATCGATTAACCCGTGTGATGAATTCGATCGATTTCAATATGTGTCAATTTTACAAGAACGAGTTTGAGGCACTCTAGCTAGCTACGACATAATTTTAGTTTTAATGGAAAAAGAGCTCTTTATCTTTTTCAGATCTTAGAATTTGACCGAGCTTTAATTAAACCTCATTCAAAACTCTAGATCGACATTTTATTACTCTGTTTGGTTTTAATGTTTATAGCTTTATACTAAATTCCACGTAAACGTTTTGTGCCGCTATGTAAATAGTGATGATAGATTCAGTCTCTAATATAAAGTATGGTCACATATTTTTTTAGCTATCCTTGGGATGGATGAgctcattctttctcttcaaGGAGTATTCATGGATTGGTTTGTCCTGTTATATATGACATACTACTGAGTGGTAGAAGATATATGTTGTAAGCTCTAAGATAAATAGGAATTCATTTACTGAACAATAATCATGCAGATTTTAGTTAAGCACCCTATTGCAAATCACGATTTGGTTCCCTCATGTTGTCCAATGATGTACGtaatatattgtttttcttttttcttcgaaGACTAACATGACATTGGTGATGTTCTCCATTTATCCTTTCATCTTCCCTAGAACATATATGGCACG contains:
- the LOC126800068 gene encoding uncharacterized protein LOC126800068, which encodes MAETKDHEETTLPAKRKPDPSSEDQADYPTKSQKLHLSGSSSEATTQQSSLTEVELQANADPQVEDEEDEEDYKEEEEEEDGEDSNGNSEVDPKGKGTMRADKGKGILIEEDEDEDGEDSSDSSSSSSSDGGSEFEDGDSDLSDDPLAEVDLDNILPSRTRRRQVQPGVYIRSDNNQDDDSDDSDD
- the LOC126800063 gene encoding long chain base biosynthesis protein 2a, with translation MIAIPYLTALTTYFSYGLLFAFGQIRDFFRKFIDWWSSTNVQGYAPICLGLEDFYIRRLYLRIQDCFNRPIASAPDAWFDVVERYSNDYNKTLKLTSNTSRCLNLGSYNYLGFAASDEYCTPRAIQTLRKYSPSTCSSRVDGGTTLLHNQLEECVASFVGKPAAIVFGMGYVTNSAILPVLMGKGGLIVSDSLNHNSIVNGARGSGASICVFQHNTPSHLDEVLREQIAEGQPRTRRPWKKIIVIVEGIYSMEGELCKLPEIIAICKKYKVYTYLDEAHSIGAVGKSGRGVCELLGVDTADVDIMMGTFTKSFGSCGGYIAGSKDLIQYLKYTCPAHLYATSISPPAAEQIISSIKVLLGEDGSNRGAQKLARIRENSNFFRSELQKMGFEVLGDNDSPVMPIMLYNPAKIPAFSRECLKQNVAVVTVAFPATPLLLARARICISASHTREDLQKALDVIGRVGDLVGIKYFPAEPKKLEEEERVLKLD